A stretch of Candidatus Dormiibacterota bacterium DNA encodes these proteins:
- a CDS encoding response regulator transcription factor encodes MAERIRVLLVDDHAMFREGVRSLLEGEPDLEVVGEVEDGRQAVQTALSLAPDVVLMDITMPQLDGIEATRQIRTQNDAIKVLILTMHDNEDVFFRSISAGASGYVLKRSGGLELMSAIRSTHEGHSYLSPLLAKALMSDYLQRGDRGQDGTTQGRRLSGREQEILKLIAEGHSSREIAEMLDLSVKTVHNHRTRLMTKLDIHRNTDLVKYAIRLGMVQVD; translated from the coding sequence ATGGCTGAGCGCATCCGGGTGCTCCTCGTCGACGACCACGCCATGTTCCGCGAGGGCGTGCGCTCGCTGCTCGAGGGCGAGCCCGACCTCGAGGTGGTCGGCGAGGTCGAGGACGGCCGCCAGGCGGTGCAGACCGCGCTGAGCCTGGCCCCCGACGTGGTGCTGATGGACATCACCATGCCTCAGCTCGACGGCATCGAGGCGACCCGGCAGATCCGCACCCAGAACGACGCCATCAAGGTGCTCATCCTCACCATGCACGACAACGAGGATGTGTTCTTCCGCTCGATCAGCGCCGGCGCCTCCGGCTACGTGCTCAAGCGCAGCGGCGGCCTCGAGCTGATGAGCGCGATCCGCTCCACCCACGAGGGCCACTCGTACCTGTCCCCGCTCCTCGCCAAGGCGCTGATGAGCGACTACCTGCAGCGCGGCGACCGCGGCCAGGACGGCACCACCCAGGGCCGCCGGCTCTCCGGGCGGGAGCAGGAGATCCTCAAGCTGATCGCCGAGGGCCACTCCAGCCGGGAGATCGCCGAGATGCTCGACCTCTCGGTGAAGACGGTGCACAACCACCGCACCCGGCTGATGACCAAGCTCGACATCCACCGCAACACCGACC